A region from the Arvicola amphibius chromosome 12, mArvAmp1.2, whole genome shotgun sequence genome encodes:
- the Gorab gene encoding RAB6-interacting golgin isoform X2, with amino-acid sequence MEEKNKRKKALLAQAIAERSKRTQAETMKLKRIQKELQALDDMVSADIGILRNRIDQASLEYSYARKRFDRAEAEYITAKLDLQRKTETKEQLTEHLCTIIQQNELRKAKKLEELMQQLDVQADEEALELEVEVEQLLREQEAEAGKQVAPVERLCQPAGEAVSSENKEPQEQATSAEADKPGKLSSSPPLRLDCPGQGTKDFSAAVAT; translated from the exons atggaagagaaaaataaacgtAAGAAAGCCCTTTTGGCTCAAGCCATCGCAGAAAG ATCTAAAAGGACccaagcagagaccatgaagctGAAGAGGATCCAGAAGGAGTTACAGGCCTTAGATGACATGGTGTCAGCTGACATTGGAATCCTCAGGAACAGAATTGACCAGGCCAGCCTAGAGTATTCCTATGCACG GAAGCGGTTTGATAGGGCTGAAGCTGAATACATTACAGCAAAGCTGGATTTACAGCGCAAAACCGAGACAAAAGAACAGCTAACTGAACACCTCTGCACCATCATCCAGCAGAACGAGCTCCGGAAGGCCAAGAAGCTGGAGGAGCTGATGCAGCAGCTGGACGTGCAGGCTGATGAGGAGGCTTTGGAACTCGAGGTGGAGGTTGAACAGTTGCTCcgagaacaggaagcagaggcaggcaaacaaGTGGCTCCTGTAGAGAGGCTATGTCAGCCTGCTGGGGAGGCTGTGTCTTCAGAGAACAAAGAGCCTCAAGAGCAAGCTACTTCTGCCGAGGCAGACAAGCCAGGCAAACTTTCCAGTAGCCCTCCCCTTAGACTAGACTGTCCAGGTCAAGGAACTAAGGACTTTTCAGCTGCTGTGGCCACTTGA
- the Gorab gene encoding RAB6-interacting golgin isoform X1 produces the protein MAQDWAGFSEEELRRLKQNKDLFEPQRRLPVKKTRQQLQREKALLEQSQKLGLQDGSASLPPEQLLSTPKQRVNHQKPRTSPAVPSPLSLSSSSTGNGKPQSVQGQPQEPGLQNSHDGHRNTEVLTPKPDCKVEKKKMELQEKSRWEVLQQEQRLMEEKNKRKKALLAQAIAERSKRTQAETMKLKRIQKELQALDDMVSADIGILRNRIDQASLEYSYARKRFDRAEAEYITAKLDLQRKTETKEQLTEHLCTIIQQNELRKAKKLEELMQQLDVQADEEALELEVEVEQLLREQEAEAGKQVAPVERLCQPAGEAVSSENKEPQEQATSAEADKPGKLSSSPPLRLDCPGQGTKDFSAAVAT, from the exons ATCTGTTTGAGCCTCAGCGCCGTCTCCCTGTGAAAAAAACTAGACAGCAGCTTCAGCGAGAAAAAGCCCTTCTAGAGCAAAGCCAAAAACTTGGTCTTCAAGATGGATCAGCCTCATTACCTCCAGAGCAGCTGCTTTCTACACCCAAACAGAGAGTTAACCATCAAAAACCACGAACTTCCCCGGCTGTCCCTagtcctctctcactctcctcttcttccactgGCAATGGGAAGCCACAgagtgttcaaggtcagccacaGGAACCCGGACTCCAGAATTCCCACGATGGTCACAGAAATACCGAGGTtctaactccaaagccagattgcaaagtggagaaaaagaaaatggaatt gcaaGAAAAATCTCGTTGGGAAGTCCTCCAACAAGAACAGCGActaatggaagagaaaaataaacgtAAGAAAGCCCTTTTGGCTCAAGCCATCGCAGAAAG ATCTAAAAGGACccaagcagagaccatgaagctGAAGAGGATCCAGAAGGAGTTACAGGCCTTAGATGACATGGTGTCAGCTGACATTGGAATCCTCAGGAACAGAATTGACCAGGCCAGCCTAGAGTATTCCTATGCACG GAAGCGGTTTGATAGGGCTGAAGCTGAATACATTACAGCAAAGCTGGATTTACAGCGCAAAACCGAGACAAAAGAACAGCTAACTGAACACCTCTGCACCATCATCCAGCAGAACGAGCTCCGGAAGGCCAAGAAGCTGGAGGAGCTGATGCAGCAGCTGGACGTGCAGGCTGATGAGGAGGCTTTGGAACTCGAGGTGGAGGTTGAACAGTTGCTCcgagaacaggaagcagaggcaggcaaacaaGTGGCTCCTGTAGAGAGGCTATGTCAGCCTGCTGGGGAGGCTGTGTCTTCAGAGAACAAAGAGCCTCAAGAGCAAGCTACTTCTGCCGAGGCAGACAAGCCAGGCAAACTTTCCAGTAGCCCTCCCCTTAGACTAGACTGTCCAGGTCAAGGAACTAAGGACTTTTCAGCTGCTGTGGCCACTTGA